Below is a genomic region from Candidatus Methanomethylophilaceae archaeon.
GAGGGCATTCCCGGAATGCGCGGTCATGGTGGTCCCTTCGAGATTGATCGTCAGGGCCTTCGACCTCGACTTGGCTGTAATCTCGAGATACACGTTCTTGGAAGTCCCGTGTATGTATGCCTCGTCGCAATCGGATTCGATAATGATTGTGCTGGGGCTGTTGGAGAGGTAGTACTGCACAGCATTGTTCTCTTTCCACTGGGCATAGACCGTCCTGTCGGAGGTTATCGCGCTGCTGAAATTGAACTCGCTTCCTCCAGTCGCCGATGTGTACCATCCTTTGAATGCATACCCTGTCCTTGTAGGATCGGCGGGCTTAGAAGCATATCCTCCGGCGGATACCGTCTGAGGGGAAACGTATGAACCTCCGTTGGAGTTGAATGTCACCGTGTAGCTCTTGGAGACCGAGCTGAAGTATGCGGTGATCGTCATGTCGCTGTGGACCTGCCCGGAGGACGGCGACCAGCTCGAGAAGTAGTACGTGGCCTGGGACGTGGACGCAGACGGGGTCGCGGTTATCCTGTAGCCGTCCACCGTGAGCGTGGATCCGCTGGCGCTTATCGTGGCGCCTTCGGGGACGCTCACGGATTTCATCGAGACGCTCCCGCCGCCGCTGGCATTGATCGTGACGGTGTACGTCTTCACCATCGTCCAGTGGGCGTATGCGATGACGTCGGAGTTGATCGGCCCGAAGCTGAACGGGGTGCTCCCTCCCGTGGAGGTGTACCAGCCGTCGAACCTGTACCCGGATCTGGTAGGCTCCGAGGGAGTCGAGGCGTATCCTCCCGCGCTCACGGTCTGCGACGGGACGGACGATCCCCCGTTGGAGTTGAAGGTCACGGTGTAGCTCCCAACGTCCCAATGGGCGTAGAGGGTCCTGTCCGAGGTTATCGGGGTGCCGAAGCTAAACTGGCTCCCCCCGCTCGGCGAGGTGAACCATCCGGCGAAGGCGTATCCGGACCTGGAGGGGATTCCGGGCTCCGTCGCCTTGGATCCAGAAGCCACTGTCTGGCTGGGGACGTACGAGCCTCCGTTGGAGTTGAAGGTCACCGTGTAAGTCGTCACGGGGGTGCCGGCCGGAGTCCATTTGGCGTAGAGCGTGATATCGCTGTTCACCGGGTTGGAGAAGTTGAATGCCGAGTCGTAGCTGGGTGACGTGTACCAGCCGTCGAAAGTGTATCCGCTCCTGGTTGTCGTAGGGACGTTGATGTAGTTCCCGGCCTGCACGGACTGGGAAGACACGGACGATCCTCCGTTGGTTACGAAGGTCACGTTATAGCTCTCGGCAGGGGCATCCACCTTCGTCCAGTGGGCGTAGAGCGTGATGTCGCTGTTGATCGGGTTGGAGAAGTTGAACTTGGATCCGCCGTACAGGGAGCTGTACCATCCGTCGAACCTGTAGCCGTCCATCGTGGTGGTGGGCTCGTTGGCATACGCCCCGGCGTTCACGGTCTGGCTGGCCACTGCGCTGCCGCCCGCGGAGTCGAAGGACACCGTGTAGGTCTGCGCTGGCGTGGTATTGGCGTTCCAGTGCGCGATCAGGGTGATGTCCGATGTTATCGGCGTGCTGAACACGAAGGCCGAGCCGTTGGCCGTGTACCATCCGGCGAACGCGTATCCCGATTTGGTGGTGGTCGGCTCGGAAGCCTTCGCGCCTGACTTGACGGTCTGGCTGGGGACGTACGATCCCCCGTCCGTGTTGAACGACACGGTGTAAGTTTTGTCGTCGTTCCCGTTGTCGTTGTTTCCGGAACCCATCATCGCGAACGCCGCCACGGCAGCGATTATCACGACTGCGGCGACGACGATGGCTGCTATCGCTCCCGCCTTCAAGAGGGCAGCCTCCGGCTTTTATTTCTGCTTGATAATTTGTCCGGAATGCTTTGGTCATCCCGGAGTTTGTCGGCTCCCCCTCCGTTAATACCTTCAGAAGGGTTCGAGCCAAGAAGATTGCTGTGACTCATCTCTTCAGCTCCTGGTTGAAACGAATTCTACCAGGGAGCCAGTATGACCATGCTTATCTTAAACTGTTCTTCGGCCGCTTTGCTCCGCTGTCCCCAAATGGATTCTTCCGGAATCCTGTGACTGTTGGGTTGCGGCTTTATCGATGCTGTCCTCAGATTGCGTGCATCCTGCGAATCATACTTTGTCCTGGTCATGCTCCCCGCATGAATTCAATTCTCCAGCTGGGGCATCTCTCTTCGGCAGGAAGGCGGAGGCGGAAATTGCTGGGAGGCCGGAAAAGGGGCCCTTGTCCCGAGGCCGGCCGGAAAGGGAGGGGGCCTTTTCCCCTAGTTTTATTAATAGAGGGTAGTGACCGCGAATCGTCCGATCTCCGATCGCGGAAACAGGTTTTTCTGGGGCATCAAGTTTCAACCAATGAGGTAGAGTTTCCCTCCGGAGCCTGAGAACTCATGACCGCGGAGGTTGTCTGCGGAGGCTCCGGCAATCTTTCCGGACGCATCGTGGAAGTATAGACCGCCGAAGGCGCCGGCGCCGACTGATTGCAACGAGGGAGGCACATCCAGATGCTCTATCTTGGGGCATCCGAAGAAGGCGTACGCGCCTATCGTCTTAAGCGAGCTGCCAAAATCGATTTCCCTCAGCGAGCCGCAGTTGGCGAAGGCTTTAAGGCCGACGGAGGAGACGGATCCCAGATCGACCGAAATCAGAGTGGCGCACCCGTAGAAGGCTTTGTCGCCTACTGCAGTGACCGCATATGTTTTCCCGCCGTAGGATATCTCCGAAGGTACGGTCAGGGTTACGATTGGAGATAAACATCCTGTGACGGTCGCGGACTGGACGGAGGCCGAGTATGTCAGGCCGCCGAGGGCGAAGTTTCCGTCGAAGCCGAGGCTCAAGATGCCTTCGGCTCCGAGGAAGCGCTTCCCGGAGAGGGATTGTGCGTCGTGCGGCAGGACATTACCGCCGTCCATGAATTTCAGGCCGCCGAAGGCGCTCTTCCCCACGGTCTGCAGGGACTGGGGGGAATCGAGTACCTCCACAGATGGACAGTTGAAGAAGGCGTACTGACCGATCTCAGTCAGCGAATCGCCTAGATCTACGGACCTGAGCGATACGCAGTTGGCAAACGCCTTCATGCCGACGTCTCTGACCGAGCCAAGATCCATCGATTTCAGCGTTTCGCAGCCGTAGAACGCTTTGGCGCCAATGGACACGACTCTTAAGGACGTGTCTTTGCAGACCACCTCGGACGGGACGTTCAGTGATACCGGAGCTTTGGAATATCCGATGAGGGAGACCTCGCAGAGGGATACCGAAGCAACCTCGAATCTGAGCCCGCCGGCCTCGAAAGCGTCTCCGTCAGATAAAAGGGAGAGAATCAGCTTTCCGCCGGAGCCAACGAACGTCTTCCCTGCGAGGTTTGCCGCGGTCGCACCAATCTTAGATGGCCCGTCGTAGAACTTGACGCCGAAGAACGCATTGGCCCCCACGTATTCAAGGGTGCTGGGGAACTCCGCGCTCTCCAGCGCCTTGCAGCCGCTGAAGGCGCTCTTCCCAACCTTTCTCACGCCTTCCTCTAACGTGATATGCTTAAGGTTGGCACAGTTGAAGAATGCGTACTCGCCAACCGCTGATATGTGACCGGGGACTGTCAGAGAGGTCAGGCCGTTGCAATATGGGAACGCCTTGAACCCGACGGATGCGACGGTTGACAGGTCTATGCTGGACACCCCGTTGTTCTTGTAGAACGCGTTGGTACCGATTGTCGCGCCCGTCCCGTTGAAGCTTATGCTCC
It encodes:
- a CDS encoding InlB B-repeat-containing protein, which produces MKAGAIAAIVVAAVVIIAAVAAFAMMGSGNNDNGNDDKTYTVSFNTDGGSYVPSQTVKSGAKASEPTTTKSGYAFAGWYTANGSAFVFSTPITSDITLIAHWNANTTPAQTYTVSFDSAGGSAVASQTVNAGAYANEPTTTMDGYRFDGWYSSLYGGSKFNFSNPINSDITLYAHWTKVDAPAESYNVTFVTNGGSSVSSQSVQAGNYINVPTTTRSGYTFDGWYTSPSYDSAFNFSNPVNSDITLYAKWTPAGTPVTTYTVTFNSNGGSYVPSQTVASGSKATEPGIPSRSGYAFAGWFTSPSGGSQFSFGTPITSDRTLYAHWDVGSYTVTFNSNGGSSVPSQTVSAGGYASTPSEPTRSGYRFDGWYTSTGGSTPFSFGPINSDVIAYAHWTMVKTYTVTINASGGGSVSMKSVSVPEGATISASGSTLTVDGYRITATPSASTSQATYYFSSWSPSSGQVHSDMTITAYFSSVSKSYTVTFNSNGGSYVSPQTVSAGGYASKPADPTRTGYAFKGWYTSATGGSEFNFSSAITSDRTVYAQWKENNAVQYYLSNSPSTIIIESDCDEAYIHGTSKNVYLEITAKSRSKALTINLEGTTMTAHSGNALISAPGVDLTLNISGNCNLSGGDGTTTSSNGGNGSPAVICRNLTIAGSGSLVLNGGDGANGQNGQNGYNGSSGRNATPGKLIEANAQPGSNGENGGSGGNGGSGGNGAYAAQCNSIKITGTLSVTLTGGDGGNGGNGGSGGNGGSGGNGAAEPVAKPAYNGYNGGNAGKAGNGGNGGNGSKAASCNVPGNCTVINGNGGNGGDGGRGGNGGNGGNNPDVTWAGVLAAVDSPHGLDGGDGGVGSNGGNGGNGGNGVIPGNGGKGGSSGSNGSGGTPSKATVTWGFWSKSEDTGNRGYTPSTTLYKGSDGRNGSSI